The genome window TAACTTGCTTAAATTGTTTTTTAGAACTTTTAATTTTTCGATTGCTGTCAAAATTTTTCCTCCTTATATATGAACTGTTTTACATTTTAGATTTTATCATAATAATTTCTTTAATAGAATATAAAGTTCTGTTTTTATTCTACTAGGAATAAGAACAGAACTTTATAAATAAAAAAAGTATAGATGAACCTAGTGTCATCTATACTTTTTTTATCCTAATATCATTTTTATTATGAATAGTATTGAAATTACATATAGCAAAGGTGTTATTTGCTTTTGTTTACCATTTAGTACTTTCAGTATAACATAACTTAATATTCCAAACACAATCCCTTCAGATATACTATACGTAAGTGGCATCATTATTATAGTCAAGAAAGCTGGAATAGCTTCAGTTAAATCATCAAAATCTATTTCTTTTATAGGCGATATCATAAATAATCCAACTAATATCAATGCAGGCGCTGTTGCGGCAGATGGTATCATTATGAATAAAGGAGATAAAAACAGCGCTACTATAAACATAATCGCAGTAGATAAAGCTGTAAGACCAGTTCTTCCTCCGTCAGCAACCCCTGCTGCGCTTTCTACAAAAGTTGATACAGTACTTGTTCCAAATATAGCTCCCACAGTTGTACCAACAGCATCTGCTAATAATGCTTGTTTTGCATTAGGTACATTTCCTTTTTCATCTAACATATCTGCCTTTGTAGCAACCCCTACCAATGTACCAACTGTATCAAATAAATCCACAAATAAAAATGTAAACAAGACAATGATCATATCTACCGAAAATATATTATTCCACTCAAATTTAAATAATATAGGAGATAATGAAGGTGGTGCGCTAAAAATTTTGAATCCTTCTGGTATAACAGTTACTCCAAGAGGGATACCTATTATTGTAGTAACAACTATACCAATTAATAATGCCCCTTTAACATTTTTAGATAATAAAAATCCTGTTATAATTAGTCCTGTTAAAGCGAGTAAAGCTGGTCCTGAAGATATGTGTCCTATAGAAACAGGAAGTCCATCTAATTGACCTTGATCATTTATAAATTTGCCACTAATTACTATACCTGAATTTACAAGACCTAAAAATGCGATAAACAATCCTATTCCAACAGAAACAGCTTTTTTTAGTTGTATAGGTATAGAATTTAAAATTGCTTCTCTAACATTAAAAAACGTAAGTATCAAAAATATAATTCCTTCTAAAAATACAGCAGTAAGTGCAAATTCCCACGAATATCCCATAGTTAGAACAACTGTAAAAGCAAAAAAAGCATTCGGTCCCATAGCAGGAGCTAAAGCAAATGGTAGATTCGCATGAAATGCCATGACAAGAGTTGCGATAATAGACGATAAAGCTGTTGCTGTAAATAAGGCTCCAAAATCCATTCCAGCAGCAGATAATATACTTGGGTTTACTATTAATATGTATGCCATTGTCATGAAGGTTGTGATACCAGCTATTATTTCAGTTTTTATATTAGTATTATTCGCTCTTAATTTAAATAGCCTTTCAATATTTGATTCAGATATAACATTAGTTGTCTTTTGCATTATTTTTCCTCCTCTTAGTTCAAACAATTTAATTAATATCTAACGAACTTTATATTGATTTGATTTATTTTCGTTCGCATATAGATGATAATTGATTTTCAAACTGTAGTCAATACTTTTTTATAATTAACTCTGTATATTTACGTAATTAACGTATACTTATATAAAAAATTTGACCATCAATGTAAAACACACCTATTTCCGAACTAAATAATAGTTTGAAAAAGATGTGCTTTATTAATGGTCAAATATAGTATAGAATTTAAGAAAAAAGTATTGTCATCATGCTATAAAATTGGACTCAATGCAACCTTCAAAAATGCGGTATTACAAAGGAAATATTGTATAGATGGTGTCTAAAATTGAGACCGTTGGGCTTATGAGAAAGAAAAATAAAACATATATACAAGAAGAAAAAATAAAAGCACTTAATTGTTTTTGGGAGAATGGACATGCTTAAACCTAGTGTTTCTTTTGTAATGAAAATGCTTAAAAATGGATTTAAAAAGGATAAATATGAAAGATTAATCATTCATTCAGTTCAAGGATTCCAATACCTAAATATACGATTCAGAAAATTTCTTCTCGCAGTTGAAAGCTGAATTTTTTCATGTTAATCATTTTAAAACTGTTGAAGATTTTAGTAAAGGTCTTCATGAATATATTTACTACTACAATAATAGAAGAATTAAAAGTAAACTAAAAATGGCTCCTGCAGAATACAGGAACCAACTTTCAGTTGCATAATATTAAATTTTAGTCCGAACTTTGGGGTTCAGTACACAATTGATGGTCCTACTTTTTATATAAGTATTCGTTAATTTTATTATCATACTCTTCAATTATTTTCTTTATTATAGAATTATGCGTAGAATTCAGATTGAACTCTTCTATACTTTTGATCGGTAAAACATTAACAGAAGTTCCTGTCATAAATGCTCCATCCAAACAATATATATCACTCTCTTTTATGCAAACCTCTTTTATTTTTATGTTCAAGTTTTCACATATATCAACTACTACATTTCTAGTAACACCCAATAATACATTTTTTGATGGAGCAGTATATATGCATTCTCCTTTAACAAAAAACATATTTGACCTACTTCCCTCTGTTATTAGACCTTCTTTGTTTACAAGAAGAGCTTCAAAAGCATTCTTTAATTTGAGTTCATTATTTATTTTCTCTCTCAGTTTATTATTTCCTACTTTAGCATTTGGTTTTTCTCTTTCAGAATGATATATTATTGTACTTATCCCAGTTTCATACATTTGTTTAGCTGGATAATAACTTTTTATACACATAATAATCAACTTCTGCTCTTCTTTGTCTAAATCACTAAATATTAATTTTATATTAATATTTTTACAATTATTTTTCTCTATTAGAATATTTATATCATTAGTTATTATATACTTATGTATGTTTAGTTTGAAACCAAGAATCTCAGCAGATTTAAATAACCTTTCAAGATGTTGTTC of Tepidibacter aestuarii contains these proteins:
- a CDS encoding NCS2 family permease, which gives rise to MERLFKLRANNTNIKTEIIAGITTFMTMAYILIVNPSILSAAGMDFGALFTATALSSIIATLVMAFHANLPFALAPAMGPNAFFAFTVVLTMGYSWEFALTAVFLEGIIFLILTFFNVREAILNSIPIQLKKAVSVGIGLFIAFLGLVNSGIVISGKFINDQGQLDGLPVSIGHISSGPALLALTGLIITGFLLSKNVKGALLIGIVVTTIIGIPLGVTVIPEGFKIFSAPPSLSPILFKFEWNNIFSVDMIIVLFTFLFVDLFDTVGTLVGVATKADMLDEKGNVPNAKQALLADAVGTTVGAIFGTSTVSTFVESAAGVADGGRTGLTALSTAIMFIVALFLSPLFIMIPSAATAPALILVGLFMISPIKEIDFDDLTEAIPAFLTIIMMPLTYSISEGIVFGILSYVILKVLNGKQKQITPLLYVISILFIIKMILG
- a CDS encoding IS3 family transposase, which produces MKAEFFHVNHFKTVEDFSKGLHEYIYYYNNRRIKSKLKMAPAEYRNQLSVA
- a CDS encoding aminotransferase class IV, translating into MIRTEEKYYIFNGIIKNKYEKVDFSENSNNSIYEVIRVINGKTLFLEQHLERLFKSAEILGFKLNIHKYIITNDINILIEKNNCKNINIKLIFSDLDKEEQKLIIMCIKSYYPAKQMYETGISTIIYHSEREKPNAKVGNNKLREKINNELKLKNAFEALLVNKEGLITEGSRSNMFFVKGECIYTAPSKNVLLGVTRNVVVDICENLNIKIKEVCIKESDIYCLDGAFMTGTSVNVLPIKSIEEFNLNSTHNSIIKKIIEEYDNKINEYLYKK